One Sparus aurata chromosome 5, fSpaAur1.1, whole genome shotgun sequence genomic window carries:
- the gstt2 gene encoding glutathione S-transferase theta-2 isoform X1, whose product MATRRVVQVYLDLLSQPCRAVHILLNCNKIPHTVRTVALRKGENRTPEFTKLNPMNRVPVMEDNGFVLTESDAILKYLAAKYDVPEHWYPRQPEKRARVDEYTAWHHNNTRPHAAKVFILEVLVPAQTGSPVDEGRLIRALSQLDDTLDKLESMFLRRQPFLCGDDITVADLLAVCEVMQCVSAADGRGQRHPEGASSAAALEEQSSVCRQRVLRPGARRPVCPERPPQSQAVTSHIWAGPTDTCCLTEGGANQHQEKLRC is encoded by the exons atggcaacccgCCGGGTGGTGCAGGTGTACCTGGACCTGCTGTCGCAGCCGTGCCGCGCGGTGCACATCCTGCTGAACTGCAACAAGATCCCGCACACCGTCCGAACCGTGGCTCTGAGGAAAG GAGAGAACAGGACTCCAGAGTTCACCAAGCTGAACCCCATGAACAGAGTTCCTGTGATGGAGGACAACGGCTTCGTTCTCACAgagag tgatgcCATCCTGAAGTACCTGGCAGCTAAGTACGACGTCCCGGAGCACTGGTATCCACGGCAACCAGAGAAACGAGCCAGAGTGGACGAATACACAGCCTGGCATCACAACAACACACGGCCACACGCTGCTAAAGTGTTCATACtggag GTGCTCGTCCCAGCTCAGACCGGCTCCCCGGTGGACGAGGGGCGTTTGATTCGTGCACTGTCTCAGCTTGACGACACTCTGGACAAACTGGAGTCCATGTTCCTCCGCAGACAGCCCTTTTTGTGCGgagatgacatcactgtggcCGACCTGCTTGCGGTCTGTGAGGTCATGCAG tgtgtctctgcagccGATGGGCGGGGACAGAGACATCCTGAAGGAGCGTCCTCAGCTGCAGCGCTGGAGGAGCAGAGTTCAGTCTGCCGTCAGCGAGTCCTTCGACCAGGCGCACGCCGTCCTGTATGCCCTGAGAGACCGCCGCAAAGCcaagctgtgacatcacacatatGGGCAGGGCCAACAGACACCTGCTGCCTGACAGAGGGAGGAGCCAATCAGCATCAAGAGAAACTGAGATGTTGA
- the gstt2 gene encoding glutathione S-transferase theta-2 isoform X2 — protein MATRRVVQVYLDLLSQPCRAVHILLNCNKIPHTVRTVALRKGENRTPEFTKLNPMNRVPVMEDNGFVLTESDAILKYLAAKYDVPEHWYPRQPEKRARVDEYTAWHHNNTRPHAAKVFILEVLVPAQTGSPVDEGRLIRALSQLDDTLDKLESMFLRRQPFLCGDDITVADLLAVCEVMQPMGGDRDILKERPQLQRWRSRVQSAVSESFDQAHAVLYALRDRRKAKL, from the exons atggcaacccgCCGGGTGGTGCAGGTGTACCTGGACCTGCTGTCGCAGCCGTGCCGCGCGGTGCACATCCTGCTGAACTGCAACAAGATCCCGCACACCGTCCGAACCGTGGCTCTGAGGAAAG GAGAGAACAGGACTCCAGAGTTCACCAAGCTGAACCCCATGAACAGAGTTCCTGTGATGGAGGACAACGGCTTCGTTCTCACAgagag tgatgcCATCCTGAAGTACCTGGCAGCTAAGTACGACGTCCCGGAGCACTGGTATCCACGGCAACCAGAGAAACGAGCCAGAGTGGACGAATACACAGCCTGGCATCACAACAACACACGGCCACACGCTGCTAAAGTGTTCATACtggag GTGCTCGTCCCAGCTCAGACCGGCTCCCCGGTGGACGAGGGGCGTTTGATTCGTGCACTGTCTCAGCTTGACGACACTCTGGACAAACTGGAGTCCATGTTCCTCCGCAGACAGCCCTTTTTGTGCGgagatgacatcactgtggcCGACCTGCTTGCGGTCTGTGAGGTCATGCAG ccGATGGGCGGGGACAGAGACATCCTGAAGGAGCGTCCTCAGCTGCAGCGCTGGAGGAGCAGAGTTCAGTCTGCCGTCAGCGAGTCCTTCGACCAGGCGCACGCCGTCCTGTATGCCCTGAGAGACCGCCGCAAAGCcaagctgtga